A window of the Blastopirellula sediminis genome harbors these coding sequences:
- a CDS encoding ThuA domain-containing protein, with translation MNKKLTLLLLLTCFFSALAVAHSQAEDAPRKKIVLIAGKKSHGPVGNGIHDYPWSVKLLKVMLDQSNVADQVKVEFHLEGWPQDESTLADADAIMVISDGRDGDKFEEAPHFQSDERVAVMQKQIDRGCGFLTFHFSTFAPDKYASQILDWSGGFFDWEENGKRQWYSAIETQTAALQLPAADHPISHGVKPFTLREEFYYNLRFNPDDARRQSIAAVPTLPGREPDGKVVAWARERENGGRGFGTTCGHYYDNWQEPQFRKLILNAIAWSAHAEVPPGGVEAKFYTHDEIEAALAAGSSAEK, from the coding sequence ATGAACAAAAAGCTGACTCTCCTGCTGCTGTTGACCTGCTTCTTCTCCGCATTAGCGGTCGCCCACAGTCAGGCCGAGGACGCGCCGCGAAAGAAGATCGTGTTGATCGCCGGCAAGAAAAGTCACGGCCCGGTCGGCAACGGTATTCATGACTATCCCTGGTCGGTGAAGCTGCTGAAAGTGATGCTCGATCAAAGTAACGTCGCCGATCAGGTAAAGGTCGAATTCCACCTGGAAGGCTGGCCGCAGGACGAAAGCACGCTCGCCGACGCCGACGCGATCATGGTCATCTCCGACGGACGTGACGGCGACAAGTTCGAAGAAGCGCCTCACTTTCAGTCGGACGAACGTGTCGCCGTCATGCAAAAGCAGATTGATCGGGGCTGCGGCTTTTTGACGTTTCACTTTTCGACGTTCGCTCCTGACAAGTACGCGTCCCAGATCCTCGACTGGAGCGGCGGATTTTTTGATTGGGAAGAAAATGGGAAACGGCAGTGGTATTCGGCGATCGAAACGCAAACCGCCGCGCTGCAGCTTCCGGCGGCCGACCATCCGATCTCGCACGGCGTAAAACCGTTTACGCTGCGGGAAGAGTTCTACTACAACCTGCGGTTCAATCCGGACGACGCGCGGCGTCAGTCAATCGCCGCCGTCCCAACTCTCCCGGGCCGCGAGCCGGACGGCAAAGTGGTCGCGTGGGCTCGGGAGCGGGAAAACGGGGGCCGCGGATTCGGCACAACCTGCGGCCACTATTACGACAATTGGCAAGAGCCGCAGTTCCGCAAACTCATTCTGAACGCAATCGCCTGGTCGGCGCACGCCGAAGTTCCCCCCGGCGGCGTCGAAGCGAAGTTCTACACGCACGACGAAATCGAAGCGGCCCTGGCCGCCGGGTCGTCTGCCGAAAAATAG
- a CDS encoding DUF4175 domain-containing protein, whose product MIDRQLSRQLQQAAVRLRAYRIWTGVAIVLFAATTLLGLTKLVGMANGVVFAGAIPLALLLAVLGSLIACVIGARSGRNIRRLAQKIEAKFPQLDSTLMTAVEQDPHVSVAGLGYLQRAVVDRALDHARSNDWRNIVSPARMGLIRLLAYAAAALLIFAALSLHWQNVDLLARQPDAELNFGDVVLSGTQYEATIEPGDAEVELGSSLLVLARFADRLPPEATLVYTAEDGEEHTSAMSQSLDDPLFGGRIAAVSTPLRYRVAFGDQVSPEFQVTVFEYPELLQSDAKLVFPSYTGQEEKLVQDTRRVSAVEGTELTLYCHVNKPLAAAELVETTKEGEQTIPLAVDAKDPLTYVVTMKIERSQQLTLRLTDDAGRTDQHPAEFKIVMITNQPPDIKLAQPTRDIEVSPIEEVDLAASAWDDFGLKRVGISYSIPGKLDREVSLGESFPSKERVQAEHLLAFEELKAEPDQLLSWHFWAEDIGPNGEVRRTSSDLFFAEVRPFEEIFRQGEQPADGSQQQQQQQGGQNAEQAQKLAELQKQIINATWKLIRRETRSEPTPEFTPDIQLLIESQQSALAQAEELEQNLQDPQSLEHVQRVKQAMQQAISTLEASAAGPSIPELQPALGFEQAAYQNLLRLRAREHEVVQSSQSQQSSQSSQSQNSRSQQQLQQLKLREDENRYADEQQAQSEQQQEAREDRQILNRLRELAQRQNDLNERIKEQQGALEAAETEEERAEAERQLKRLREEQEEILRDTEELQQRMEEPENQERMAEQRQQLEQARENVRQSAEALQQQMVTQAASAGTRAQSDLNELQDEFQKRSSGQFEEQVREMRKQAQEVVQKEQQLAEELEQLQTGSGGDENSLRDTGDRSQTQAQIAEQRERLGRLMDQMRETIEEAEDSQPLLAETLYDSIRETRKADPQKALEAAESSLRRGFVDDSIRQEAQARPSIDQLAEGIEQAAEQILGDETETLRRALSELQNLNNDLEGEIARAEGRQPNRQPTQNQQGEPGSPGEQGQNGGEQPMEGSPQPGESPENQPGQQPGQQPGQQPGQQPGQQPGQQPGQQPGQQPGQQPGQQPGQQPGQQPGQQPGQQPGQQPGQQPGQQPGQQPGQQGGGGGRGDLAGGWEQFMEGGGFQPTSPFGGDDFVDWSDRLRDVEEIVDDPELRAEAARIRDAAREIRRELKGTSAPPQWDIIKRKVAQPLSNLQNRVAEELLKRTADDARVPIDKDPVPAQYENAVRRYYERLGSSE is encoded by the coding sequence ATGATCGATCGCCAGTTAAGTCGACAATTGCAGCAAGCCGCCGTCCGGCTTCGCGCGTACCGGATTTGGACCGGCGTCGCGATCGTCCTGTTCGCCGCCACCACCTTGTTGGGCCTCACCAAACTGGTCGGCATGGCGAACGGCGTCGTCTTCGCAGGCGCCATTCCGCTGGCGCTGCTGCTCGCGGTATTGGGTTCGCTGATTGCGTGCGTTATCGGCGCCCGCTCCGGACGAAACATTCGCCGTCTGGCTCAAAAGATCGAAGCGAAGTTTCCACAGCTCGACTCGACGCTGATGACGGCCGTCGAGCAAGACCCTCACGTTTCGGTGGCCGGACTTGGCTACTTGCAGCGAGCGGTCGTCGATCGCGCCCTCGATCATGCGCGGAGCAACGACTGGCGCAACATCGTTTCGCCGGCCCGGATGGGGCTGATTCGCTTGCTCGCCTACGCTGCGGCGGCGCTCTTGATCTTCGCGGCCCTTTCGCTCCATTGGCAAAACGTCGATCTCCTCGCGCGGCAGCCCGACGCCGAGCTCAACTTCGGCGACGTCGTCCTCAGCGGAACGCAATACGAAGCGACGATCGAACCTGGCGATGCAGAGGTCGAACTCGGTTCGAGCCTCTTGGTCCTCGCCCGGTTCGCCGATCGGCTGCCGCCGGAAGCGACCCTCGTCTACACCGCCGAAGATGGCGAAGAGCATACCTCCGCGATGTCGCAGTCGCTCGACGATCCGCTCTTCGGCGGGCGCATCGCGGCAGTCAGCACGCCGCTCCGCTATCGCGTCGCCTTTGGCGATCAAGTTTCGCCCGAGTTTCAAGTCACCGTCTTCGAGTATCCCGAACTCTTGCAATCGGACGCGAAGCTCGTCTTCCCCAGCTATACCGGCCAAGAGGAAAAGCTGGTGCAGGATACGCGCCGCGTTTCGGCGGTCGAAGGGACCGAACTGACGCTCTATTGCCATGTCAACAAGCCGCTCGCTGCAGCGGAGCTGGTCGAAACGACCAAAGAGGGCGAACAGACGATCCCACTGGCCGTCGATGCAAAGGATCCGCTCACCTACGTCGTCACGATGAAGATCGAGCGTTCGCAGCAGTTGACGCTCCGTTTGACCGACGACGCCGGGCGAACCGACCAGCACCCGGCCGAGTTCAAGATCGTCATGATCACAAACCAGCCCCCCGACATCAAACTGGCGCAGCCGACCCGCGATATCGAAGTCTCGCCGATCGAAGAGGTCGATCTGGCCGCTTCGGCGTGGGACGACTTCGGCCTGAAACGAGTCGGCATCAGCTATTCGATCCCCGGTAAACTTGATCGCGAAGTCTCGCTTGGTGAGTCGTTCCCCAGCAAAGAACGCGTTCAGGCCGAACATCTGCTCGCCTTTGAAGAGCTGAAGGCCGAGCCTGATCAGCTCCTCTCTTGGCATTTCTGGGCGGAAGACATCGGTCCGAACGGCGAAGTCCGCCGCACGTCGAGCGATCTCTTCTTCGCCGAAGTTCGTCCCTTTGAAGAAATCTTCCGCCAGGGAGAACAACCGGCCGACGGCTCTCAGCAACAACAGCAGCAACAGGGTGGTCAAAACGCCGAGCAAGCCCAGAAGCTGGCCGAACTGCAAAAGCAGATCATCAACGCCACGTGGAAGCTGATCCGCCGTGAGACCCGCAGCGAACCGACGCCGGAGTTCACGCCCGACATTCAGCTGCTGATCGAGTCGCAACAATCGGCTCTCGCCCAAGCGGAAGAGCTGGAGCAGAACCTGCAAGATCCGCAGTCGCTGGAGCATGTCCAGCGCGTCAAACAAGCGATGCAGCAAGCGATCTCGACCCTCGAGGCCTCTGCGGCCGGACCGTCGATTCCAGAACTGCAGCCGGCCCTCGGCTTCGAACAGGCCGCCTATCAAAACCTGCTTCGCCTCCGAGCCCGCGAGCACGAGGTGGTTCAGTCGAGCCAATCGCAACAGTCCAGCCAATCGTCGCAATCGCAAAACAGCCGTTCGCAGCAGCAACTTCAACAGTTGAAACTGCGCGAAGATGAAAACCGCTACGCTGACGAGCAGCAGGCCCAATCGGAACAGCAGCAAGAGGCCCGCGAAGATCGCCAGATCTTGAATCGGTTGCGGGAGCTGGCCCAGCGGCAGAACGACCTGAACGAACGAATCAAAGAGCAGCAAGGGGCGCTCGAAGCGGCCGAGACCGAAGAAGAACGGGCCGAGGCCGAACGTCAGCTCAAGCGTCTCCGCGAAGAGCAGGAAGAGATTCTTCGCGACACCGAAGAGTTGCAGCAGCGGATGGAAGAGCCCGAAAACCAGGAGCGAATGGCCGAACAGCGGCAGCAACTGGAGCAGGCCCGCGAAAACGTCCGCCAATCGGCCGAAGCGCTCCAGCAGCAGATGGTCACCCAGGCCGCCAGCGCGGGGACGCGCGCCCAAAGCGATCTGAACGAATTGCAGGACGAATTCCAAAAGCGATCCTCCGGTCAGTTTGAAGAGCAAGTTCGCGAAATGCGGAAGCAAGCTCAGGAAGTCGTGCAAAAGGAACAGCAGCTGGCCGAGGAGCTCGAGCAACTGCAAACCGGCTCCGGAGGCGATGAGAACTCGCTCCGCGACACCGGCGATCGTTCGCAAACCCAGGCCCAAATCGCCGAGCAGCGTGAGCGGCTCGGGCGGCTGATGGATCAGATGCGGGAAACGATCGAAGAGGCCGAAGATTCGCAGCCGCTGTTGGCCGAAACCCTTTACGATTCGATCCGCGAGACCCGCAAGGCCGATCCGCAGAAGGCGCTCGAAGCGGCCGAGTCTTCGCTCCGCCGCGGCTTCGTCGACGACTCGATCCGTCAGGAAGCGCAAGCGCGACCAAGCATCGACCAGTTGGCCGAAGGAATCGAACAAGCGGCCGAACAGATCCTGGGAGACGAAACCGAAACGCTCCGGCGAGCCCTCAGCGAACTGCAAAACTTGAATAACGATCTGGAAGGGGAAATCGCCCGGGCCGAAGGACGCCAGCCGAATCGCCAACCCACGCAAAACCAACAAGGCGAACCTGGCTCTCCAGGCGAACAAGGCCAAAACGGCGGCGAACAACCAATGGAAGGAAGCCCGCAGCCTGGCGAGTCGCCGGAAAACCAACCAGGTCAACAACCAGGTCAGCAACCAGGTCAACAACCAGGTCAGCAACCAGGTCAACAACCAGGTCAACAACCAGGTCAACAACCAGGTCAACAACCAGGTCAGCAACCAGGTCAGCAACCAGGTCAGCAACCAGGTCAGCAACCAGGTCAGCAACCGGGTCAGCAACCGGGTCAGCAACCGGGTCAGCAACCGGGTCAGCAACCAGGTCAACAACCGGGTCAACAAGGTGGCGGCGGCGGTCGTGGTGACTTAGCCGGCGGTTGGGAACAGTTTATGGAAGGGGGCGGCTTTCAGCCGACCTCTCCGTTTGGTGGCGATGACTTTGTCGACTGGTCCGATCGACTTCGCGACGTCGAGGAAATCGTCGACGATCCGGAACTTCGCGCCGAAGCGGCCCGCATTCGGGACGCCGCTCGCGAAATTCGTCGCGAGCTCAAAGGGACCTCTGCGCCGCCGCAATGGGACATCATCAAGCGAAAGGTGGCTCAGCCGCTGTCGAACTTGCAGAACCGCGTCGCCGAAGAGCTGCTGAAGCGAACTGCGGATGACGCCCGGGTTCCGATCGACAAGGATCCTGTTCCCGCCCAGTACGAAAACGCCGTTCGTCGCTACTACGAGCGTCTCGGGAGCAGCGAATGA
- a CDS encoding glutamine amidotransferase translates to MSEWFREQFLIEWPNVWADRGWTVPACVVGGALFLLILWAYRSIQAPLWLKFTCAAFKTLAVLLLAAILVEPMRSESKPVPGANLFAVLADRSQSLQIADRGESSSRADKLKPQLERSAPWQVALGQQFDVRRYEFDRQLAPVADFQAFAPDGEGSSIVAALTGVAERYAERPIAGILLFTDGNATDFSDKTIDWSQSPPIFPVVLGAERTASDIGIRRVTASQTNFEAAPVTITAELEGDGFAGKSVTVELLDEKGERQQTQTVSDVRDGQLFSVRFQVKPTERGVIFYQVRAYAKGEEESLEDPTKSDEATLLNNQRIAVVNRGQGPYKVLYVSGRPNWEFKFLNRSLAEDDEIKLDALVRIAKREAKFQFRDKDSSANRIFTNSDDEKKEQVEQYDEAVLLRVGKLQPGELSGGFPKSSDELFQYHAIILDDLEADFFTQEQKSLIQDFVSLRGGGFLMLGGTESFAEGQFHRTPIGELLPVYLSGVQNPPQQTEFGLEMTREGLLEPWVRVRATEQEEEKRFEEMPQLRTLNSVGALKPGATQLLATPIGESETRPVLVTQRFGKGRTAALMLGDLWRWKLHQDSPDNEDLEKAWRQTIRWLVGDVPQRVKVEANRRTADPNRPVEIAVEVNDENFKPLDNANVTIEVSTPDGETLTLTAQPKDAVSGKYASTYVPRTPGAYRANVIAYNPDGSEIQQTETGWVAEPASEEFATLKPNRDFLEMIAQKSGGEVVPLDNLDAFVATLPDREIPIVEPKIHSVWHTWGVFLLAIVLLVGEWGLRRWKGLA, encoded by the coding sequence ATGAGCGAGTGGTTTCGCGAACAGTTCCTGATCGAGTGGCCGAACGTCTGGGCCGATCGCGGCTGGACTGTGCCGGCCTGCGTCGTCGGCGGTGCGCTCTTCCTATTGATCTTGTGGGCGTACCGTTCAATTCAGGCTCCACTTTGGCTGAAGTTTACCTGTGCGGCGTTCAAGACGCTGGCCGTGCTGCTGCTCGCGGCGATACTGGTCGAACCGATGCGGAGCGAATCGAAGCCGGTTCCCGGCGCCAACCTGTTCGCGGTGCTGGCCGATCGCTCGCAAAGTTTGCAGATCGCCGACCGCGGCGAGTCGTCTTCTCGGGCCGACAAATTGAAGCCGCAGCTCGAACGGAGCGCTCCGTGGCAGGTCGCACTCGGCCAACAGTTCGACGTTCGCCGTTACGAGTTCGATCGCCAACTCGCGCCGGTCGCCGACTTCCAAGCGTTCGCCCCCGATGGCGAAGGGTCGTCGATCGTCGCCGCGCTGACCGGCGTCGCCGAGCGCTACGCCGAACGCCCGATCGCCGGGATTCTGCTCTTCACCGACGGCAACGCGACCGACTTCTCCGACAAAACGATCGACTGGAGCCAATCGCCGCCGATCTTTCCGGTGGTGCTGGGCGCTGAGCGAACCGCCAGCGATATCGGCATCCGCCGCGTCACCGCGAGTCAAACCAACTTTGAAGCGGCGCCGGTCACGATCACAGCCGAGCTGGAAGGGGATGGTTTCGCCGGCAAGTCGGTAACGGTCGAATTGCTCGACGAAAAGGGAGAGCGTCAGCAGACGCAGACCGTGTCGGACGTCCGCGACGGTCAGCTCTTCTCGGTCCGCTTTCAAGTCAAACCGACCGAGCGAGGCGTTATCTTCTACCAGGTCCGCGCCTACGCCAAAGGGGAAGAAGAATCTCTGGAAGATCCCACGAAAAGCGACGAAGCGACCCTGCTGAACAACCAGCGAATCGCGGTCGTCAATCGGGGCCAGGGGCCTTACAAAGTGCTCTACGTTTCGGGTCGCCCCAACTGGGAGTTCAAGTTTCTCAATCGTTCGCTCGCCGAGGATGACGAGATCAAACTCGACGCCTTGGTGCGGATCGCCAAGCGGGAAGCGAAGTTCCAGTTTCGGGACAAAGATTCGAGCGCCAATCGGATCTTCACCAACTCCGACGACGAAAAGAAGGAGCAGGTCGAACAGTACGACGAAGCGGTTCTGCTCCGCGTCGGCAAGCTCCAGCCGGGCGAACTCTCCGGCGGCTTTCCCAAATCGTCCGACGAATTGTTCCAGTATCACGCGATCATCCTCGATGACCTCGAAGCCGACTTCTTCACCCAAGAGCAAAAGTCGCTTATCCAGGACTTTGTCAGCCTGCGCGGCGGTGGTTTTCTGATGCTCGGCGGGACGGAATCGTTCGCCGAAGGTCAGTTCCACCGCACTCCGATCGGCGAGTTGCTCCCTGTCTATCTGAGCGGCGTGCAAAACCCGCCGCAGCAGACCGAGTTCGGGCTCGAGATGACCCGCGAAGGGTTGCTCGAACCGTGGGTCCGCGTGCGGGCGACCGAGCAGGAAGAAGAGAAGCGATTCGAAGAGATGCCGCAGCTCCGGACCCTCAACTCGGTCGGCGCGCTGAAGCCGGGGGCGACGCAACTGTTGGCGACGCCGATTGGCGAGAGCGAAACGCGTCCGGTCCTTGTGACGCAGCGGTTCGGCAAAGGACGCACCGCCGCGCTGATGCTCGGCGATCTGTGGCGGTGGAAGCTGCATCAAGATTCGCCTGACAACGAGGACCTCGAAAAGGCATGGCGGCAGACGATTCGCTGGCTCGTCGGCGACGTTCCGCAGCGGGTCAAAGTCGAAGCGAACCGCCGCACCGCCGATCCGAATCGTCCGGTCGAAATCGCCGTCGAAGTCAACGACGAGAACTTCAAGCCGCTCGATAACGCCAACGTCACGATCGAAGTGAGCACGCCGGACGGAGAAACTCTGACGCTGACCGCCCAGCCGAAAGACGCCGTGTCGGGGAAGTACGCGTCGACCTATGTGCCGCGAACGCCGGGCGCCTATCGGGCCAACGTCATCGCTTACAACCCGGACGGCAGCGAGATCCAACAGACCGAGACAGGCTGGGTCGCCGAACCGGCCAGCGAAGAGTTCGCCACGTTGAAACCGAATCGGGACTTCCTCGAAATGATCGCGCAGAAGTCGGGGGGCGAAGTCGTTCCGCTCGATAACCTCGATGCGTTCGTCGCAACGCTTCCCGATCGCGAGATTCCGATCGTCGAGCCGAAGATTCATTCGGTCTGGCATACCTGGGGCGTCTTTCTGTTGGCGATTGTTTTGCTCGTCGGCGAATGGGGCCTGCGGCGCTGGAAAGGATTGGCCTAG
- a CDS encoding AAA family ATPase, translated as MTEEARVNELLQLGAKLTSDVLGPMKEAFVGKDEIIDLLGICLVARENLFILGPPGTAKSALVQQLARRIEGKMFDYLLTRFSEPNEIFGPFDIRKLRDGELVTNTEGMLPEATFVFLDELLNANSAILNSLLLVLNERVFRRGRETRHLPTLMVVGASNCLPQDDALGALFDRFLLRVRSDNVNQEELGDVLSAGWKLDQSRDRIATGITVEDVQQLSSLLTAADLSEVRSDYVELVHRLRHAGVAVSDRRAVKLQRILAASAILSGRLKVNRTDMWVLKHIWDTEEQQDVLKSIIGDVLQRASDEEKEQSHPRSQSADAPDPQRLADELDRIASKIAQGVLQATEKSYVRDQLGLLASRCQWVADSQQREFLQQRTSSLLDQLGEAA; from the coding sequence ATGACGGAAGAAGCCCGCGTAAATGAACTGCTGCAACTTGGCGCCAAGCTGACCAGCGACGTCCTCGGTCCGATGAAGGAAGCGTTCGTCGGTAAGGATGAGATCATCGACTTGCTCGGCATCTGCCTTGTCGCGCGGGAAAACCTCTTCATCCTGGGTCCACCAGGGACGGCGAAGAGCGCGCTGGTGCAGCAACTGGCGCGGCGGATCGAAGGGAAGATGTTCGACTATTTGCTGACCCGCTTTTCGGAGCCGAACGAGATCTTCGGCCCGTTCGATATTCGCAAGCTCCGCGACGGGGAACTGGTCACCAATACCGAAGGAATGTTGCCAGAGGCGACGTTCGTCTTTCTCGACGAACTGTTGAATGCGAACAGCGCTATTCTGAATAGCTTGCTCTTGGTGCTGAACGAGCGAGTCTTTCGTCGCGGGCGGGAAACGCGACACTTGCCGACGCTGATGGTGGTCGGCGCCAGCAACTGTTTGCCGCAGGACGATGCGCTGGGCGCTTTGTTCGACCGCTTTCTGCTCCGCGTGCGAAGCGACAACGTCAATCAAGAAGAGCTGGGGGATGTTCTGTCGGCCGGTTGGAAGCTCGATCAAAGCCGCGATCGCATCGCGACCGGCATTACGGTCGAAGATGTGCAGCAGCTTAGTTCGCTGCTGACCGCAGCGGACTTGTCCGAAGTTCGCAGCGACTATGTCGAACTGGTTCATCGTCTGCGTCATGCCGGCGTCGCGGTCTCCGATCGCCGCGCGGTGAAGCTCCAGCGGATCTTGGCGGCCAGCGCGATTCTTTCCGGTCGACTGAAGGTCAATCGAACCGACATGTGGGTCCTGAAACATATTTGGGACACCGAAGAGCAGCAGGACGTGCTGAAGTCGATCATCGGCGACGTCTTGCAGCGGGCCAGCGACGAAGAAAAAGAGCAAAGTCACCCGCGTAGCCAGAGCGCCGACGCCCCTGATCCGCAGCGTTTGGCGGACGAGCTTGACCGGATCGCGAGCAAAATCGCCCAAGGGGTGCTGCAAGCGACCGAGAAGTCGTACGTCCGCGATCAACTCGGGTTGCTCGCGTCGCGCTGCCAATGGGTCGCCGATTCGCAGCAGCGTGAATTCTTGCAGCAGCGGACCAGTTCGCTGTTGGATCAACTTGGGGAGGCCGCATGA
- a CDS encoding sulfatase-like hydrolase/transferase has translation MTRAALLIAAVLGTWISAAASVAAEKAADRPNLIVILSDDAGYNDFTMHGGETATPRIDALAESGVRCTNGYVSGCVCSPSRAGLLTGRYQQRFGHEYNIPPAYSEVNGLPLTETLFPAMLKEAGYRTIALGKWHLGYAPKFHPLDRGFTDYYGFLQGQRSYFPLEKPTRLNQILRDRDPVRPEKFDYMTDHLADEAAKYIADSKDKPFFIYLAFNATHGPNHATEADLATTGGKKVPAMTIALDRAVGKVMDALQENDLTDNTIVFFLNDNGGTPAHDNRPLHGFKGSCWEGGTRVPFVVSWPAKLPKGKVYDEPVIALDIASTCLAAAGVEPSGQPLDGVDLTPYLSGKEAKDPHEALFWKMGSNWSVRSGDYKLVGGHKEQDGKLQLFNLSKDIAEAHDIAAEHPEVVKRLHDGYKTWVKTHQATLWAPKKGKKASDD, from the coding sequence ATGACGCGAGCGGCTCTTCTGATTGCGGCGGTGTTGGGGACGTGGATCTCGGCGGCGGCGTCTGTCGCGGCGGAGAAAGCCGCGGATCGGCCGAACCTGATTGTGATCCTGTCGGACGACGCCGGGTACAACGACTTCACGATGCACGGCGGCGAGACCGCTACGCCGCGGATCGACGCCCTGGCCGAAAGCGGCGTTCGCTGCACCAACGGATATGTCTCTGGCTGCGTTTGCAGTCCATCGCGAGCCGGCCTGTTGACCGGTCGCTATCAACAGCGGTTTGGACATGAGTACAACATTCCCCCGGCGTATAGCGAAGTGAATGGATTGCCCCTGACCGAGACGCTCTTCCCGGCGATGCTGAAGGAAGCGGGCTATCGCACGATCGCCCTCGGCAAATGGCACCTCGGTTACGCGCCGAAGTTTCATCCGCTCGATCGCGGCTTCACTGACTACTACGGCTTTCTTCAAGGGCAGCGCAGCTACTTTCCGCTGGAGAAGCCGACCCGCTTGAATCAAATTCTGCGCGATCGCGATCCGGTTCGTCCGGAGAAGTTCGACTACATGACCGATCACCTGGCCGACGAAGCGGCCAAGTATATCGCCGACAGCAAAGACAAGCCGTTCTTCATCTACCTGGCGTTCAATGCGACTCACGGCCCGAATCATGCGACCGAAGCCGACCTGGCGACGACCGGCGGCAAAAAGGTTCCGGCGATGACGATCGCGCTCGATCGCGCGGTCGGTAAGGTGATGGATGCGCTGCAGGAGAACGATCTGACCGACAACACGATCGTCTTCTTCTTGAATGACAACGGCGGTACCCCGGCGCATGACAATCGCCCGCTGCATGGCTTTAAGGGAAGCTGCTGGGAAGGGGGAACGCGAGTGCCGTTCGTCGTCAGCTGGCCGGCCAAGCTGCCGAAGGGAAAGGTTTACGATGAGCCGGTGATCGCACTCGATATCGCGTCGACTTGTCTGGCCGCCGCCGGGGTCGAACCGTCCGGTCAGCCGCTCGACGGGGTTGATCTAACGCCGTATTTGAGCGGCAAAGAGGCGAAAGACCCGCACGAAGCGCTCTTCTGGAAGATGGGAAGCAACTGGTCGGTCCGCAGCGGCGACTACAAGTTGGTCGGCGGACATAAAGAGCAGGATGGGAAGCTGCAGTTGTTCAATCTCTCGAAAGACATCGCCGAAGCGCACGACATCGCCGCCGAACATCCCGAGGTGGTGAAACGCCTGCACGATGGCTACAAGACGTGGGTCAAAACGCACCAGGCGACGCTCTGGGCGCCGAAGAAGGGAAAGAAGGCGAGTGATGACTAG